In Methylomonas sp. ZR1, one DNA window encodes the following:
- the traD gene encoding conjugative transfer system coupling protein TraD (Members of this protein family are the putative conjugative coupling factor, TraD, as the term is used for the SXT and TOL plasmid systems.), which produces MKSDYDYQFPWRPIFEVYAISGWLGGAGLAYLTSRWSGLPREPFDWLMTACGVMACWRLSPALNLWYRKRRLRQFRFQYLDAEKLVTMVKRNPEALWFGWGFDWVQKHAQLAYEILKRDVSTLIPSDHQRMGSAWIHGLEVSESDIRQPLQHTAGHTLLVGTTGAGKTRAFDVLVTQAALRGEAVIIIDPKGDKDLMACAKRACALAKRPDRFVYFHPAFPEDSVRLDPLHNFNRPSEIASRISAISPSESSNDPFKAFGQKSLDNVIQGLMVIEERPTLVKLRRYLEGGPSTLVIQALERYFDNNLGHWRQEARPYLKNAKDIDSKAVGLVRFYREVVQYQLPNLDLEGLLSLFEHDRAHFSKMVASLIPIMNMLTSGSLGPLLSPNPHDVDDLRPITNTGHIIEKAQVAYIGLDSLSDGMVGSAIGSILLADLAAVAGDRYNYGVSDRPVNVFVDEAAEVINDPFIQVLNKGRGAKIRLFIATQTFADFAARTGSQDKARQVLGNVNNLIALRIMDSETQQYITDNLPKTRLKYIMRTQGVATSATNPTVFSGNVGERLMEEEGDLFAPQLLGQLPDLHYIAKLSGGRIVKGRLPILRSELNRQRDHQGASS; this is translated from the coding sequence ATGAAATCCGATTACGACTATCAGTTTCCCTGGCGACCGATATTTGAGGTGTATGCCATCTCGGGTTGGTTGGGCGGGGCTGGTCTGGCGTATCTGACCAGTCGCTGGTCGGGATTGCCGCGCGAACCCTTCGATTGGTTGATGACGGCGTGCGGAGTGATGGCGTGTTGGCGGCTGTCGCCGGCATTGAATCTCTGGTATCGCAAACGCCGATTGCGCCAGTTTCGGTTCCAATACCTGGATGCCGAGAAGCTGGTAACGATGGTGAAGCGCAACCCCGAGGCTTTGTGGTTCGGTTGGGGATTCGATTGGGTACAAAAGCACGCGCAATTGGCCTATGAGATCTTGAAACGCGATGTCTCGACCTTGATACCCAGCGATCATCAACGCATGGGCTCGGCCTGGATTCATGGTTTGGAAGTGTCCGAAAGCGACATTCGTCAGCCCTTGCAGCATACCGCCGGCCATACGCTGCTGGTCGGTACCACCGGCGCTGGTAAAACCCGAGCGTTTGACGTATTGGTCACGCAAGCCGCGTTGCGCGGCGAGGCCGTGATCATCATCGATCCCAAGGGCGACAAGGACTTGATGGCCTGTGCCAAACGCGCCTGCGCTTTGGCCAAGCGTCCGGATCGTTTCGTGTATTTCCATCCGGCGTTTCCAGAAGACAGCGTCCGACTCGATCCCTTGCACAATTTCAACCGGCCTTCGGAAATCGCCAGCCGCATCAGCGCCATTTCGCCCAGCGAAAGCAGTAACGATCCGTTCAAAGCCTTTGGCCAAAAATCACTGGATAACGTGATTCAAGGCTTGATGGTCATCGAGGAACGGCCAACTTTGGTCAAGCTGCGTCGTTATTTGGAAGGCGGTCCTTCGACATTGGTCATTCAAGCCCTGGAACGCTATTTCGACAATAATCTGGGCCATTGGCGACAAGAAGCGCGCCCTTACCTGAAGAATGCCAAGGACATCGATTCCAAAGCCGTGGGTCTGGTGCGGTTCTATCGGGAGGTCGTGCAATATCAATTGCCAAATTTAGATTTGGAAGGCTTGTTGTCTTTGTTCGAACACGACCGGGCGCACTTCAGCAAAATGGTTGCCTCCTTGATTCCGATCATGAACATGCTTACCTCTGGCTCCTTAGGGCCTCTGCTGTCACCAAATCCACACGACGTGGACGATCTGCGGCCGATTACCAATACCGGCCACATCATTGAAAAAGCCCAGGTCGCGTATATTGGCCTGGACTCGTTATCGGATGGCATGGTGGGTAGCGCGATTGGCTCGATTCTGTTGGCCGACTTGGCCGCCGTTGCCGGCGATCGTTACAACTACGGCGTCTCGGATCGGCCGGTGAATGTGTTCGTCGACGAAGCGGCTGAAGTCATCAATGATCCCTTCATCCAAGTTTTGAACAAAGGCCGCGGCGCCAAGATTCGCCTGTTCATTGCCACGCAAACCTTTGCCGATTTTGCCGCCCGCACTGGTTCCCAGGACAAAGCTCGGCAAGTGCTGGGTAACGTCAACAACCTGATCGCGCTCAGAATCATGGACAGCGAAACCCAGCAGTACATCACCGACAATCTGCCAAAGACGCGATTGAAATACATCATGCGCACCCAGGGTGTTGCCACCAGCGCGACCAATCCCACCGTGTTTTCCGGCAATGTCGGCGAACGCCTGATGGAAGAAGAAGGTGACTTGTTTGCGCCGCAGTTACTCGGACAATTGCCTGACTTGCATTACATCGCCAAGTTATCCGGCGGCCGCATTGTCAAAGGCCGCTTGCCGATACTGCGGTCGGAACTGAATCGACAACGGGATCACCAAGGTGCCAGCTCATGA
- the modC gene encoding molybdenum ABC transporter ATP-binding protein produces the protein MDMINARFRIDWPSFTLDVNLTIPGRGVTALFGHSGSGKTTLLRCVAGLERPSHGYLSVNGQIWQGEQEWKPTHERPIGYVFQEASLFSHLTVLGNLRYGLKRVAGSEPAKLDQVIELLGIGHLLERKPDRLSGGERQRVGIARALVVNPRILLMDEPLAALDVKRKQEILPYLEQLHDQLDIPVLYVSHSPDEVARLADHLVVMDAGKATATGPLANILARIDLPIHLGEDAGAVLAAEIGAVDSHWQLARVDFPGGSLWTRDHGLPVGRRVRVRVLARDVSMANAPPSHSSIQNVLQGHVDAIGEDEHPGLALVRVSIGGSQLVSRLTKRAAFDLGLTIGQDVWVQVKSVALME, from the coding sequence ATGGATATGATTAACGCACGTTTCCGGATCGATTGGCCGAGTTTTACCTTGGATGTCAATCTGACCATTCCCGGACGCGGCGTAACGGCCTTATTCGGCCATTCTGGTTCAGGCAAAACCACTTTACTGCGCTGCGTGGCTGGCCTTGAACGGCCATCGCACGGTTATCTGTCCGTCAATGGCCAAATCTGGCAAGGCGAGCAGGAATGGAAGCCTACTCACGAACGGCCAATTGGCTACGTGTTTCAGGAAGCCAGTTTGTTTTCGCATTTAACGGTTCTGGGCAATCTGCGTTATGGTTTAAAGCGGGTTGCGGGGTCGGAACCAGCTAAACTGGATCAAGTGATCGAGTTGTTGGGTATCGGCCATTTACTTGAACGGAAACCGGATCGCCTCTCCGGGGGCGAGCGCCAACGGGTTGGGATTGCCCGAGCCTTGGTCGTCAACCCTCGAATTTTACTGATGGACGAACCGCTGGCGGCTTTGGATGTCAAGCGCAAGCAGGAGATTTTACCCTACCTGGAACAGCTCCACGACCAGTTGGATATTCCGGTACTCTACGTGAGCCATTCGCCCGATGAAGTGGCCCGGCTTGCCGACCATTTGGTGGTCATGGATGCGGGCAAAGCGACGGCAACCGGACCGTTGGCCAATATTCTGGCCCGAATCGATTTACCCATTCACTTGGGTGAAGACGCCGGAGCCGTACTCGCAGCGGAAATAGGCGCAGTAGACAGTCATTGGCAACTCGCGCGGGTGGATTTTCCCGGCGGCAGCCTGTGGACGCGAGACCATGGTTTACCGGTCGGCCGCCGCGTGCGTGTCAGAGTGCTGGCCCGCGATGTAAGCATGGCCAACGCACCGCCCAGCCACAGCAGCATTCAAAACGTTTTGCAGGGACACGTGGATGCCATCGGCGAGGATGAACACCCTGGACTTGCGTTAGTGCGGGTGTCGATAGGCGGCAGCCAATTAGTTTCTCGGTTAACGAAACGGGCGGCCTTTGATTTAGGCCTAACCATCGGTCAAGACGTTTGGGTTCAGGTTAAATCGGTGGCGTTAATGGAATAG
- a CDS encoding conjugal transfer protein TraF, translated as MNRNAISLPIILSLCLRASLAMGKDDTSEVSYFVDKQRGWFWYEVLPEPAKKAKPETQADQEKPKPDSKPPSVVQAEIETKIQDKPSAEPQSLSSAWLKQNLERYLNQAIDDPSPENVAAFYYLQRVMMDKAERFTNAARYVVMSDPQLDETVRRPVATYAANEANHQASVVAEQALKAIAAQAGILFFFRSDCPYCHVQAPILAMLENAYGFKIYPVSLDGLPMPNGFFGQFKRDNGQAAMLGVEQTPALFLMKPPKQIVPLAQGALSLEEITGRILLAAKEAGWIDASQYQTTQGIRNTPMLLPMAGSISPAVTQDPLSLIQALQRNAQMGSTP; from the coding sequence ATGAACCGAAATGCCATTTCTTTACCGATCATCTTGAGCTTGTGTCTCAGAGCCTCTCTGGCGATGGGTAAGGACGACACGTCCGAGGTTTCCTATTTCGTCGACAAACAGCGCGGCTGGTTTTGGTATGAGGTGTTGCCGGAACCAGCTAAAAAAGCCAAACCCGAAACCCAAGCCGATCAGGAAAAACCCAAGCCTGACAGCAAACCGCCCAGCGTCGTTCAAGCTGAAATTGAAACCAAAATTCAAGATAAGCCCTCTGCAGAACCCCAATCGCTGTCTTCAGCCTGGTTAAAGCAAAACCTGGAGCGTTACCTGAACCAGGCCATCGACGATCCCAGCCCCGAGAATGTGGCGGCGTTTTATTACCTGCAGCGGGTGATGATGGACAAAGCCGAGCGTTTTACCAACGCGGCGCGTTACGTAGTGATGTCTGATCCGCAACTCGATGAAACCGTGCGCCGACCGGTGGCGACCTATGCGGCTAACGAAGCCAATCATCAAGCCAGTGTGGTCGCCGAACAGGCTTTGAAAGCGATTGCCGCCCAAGCCGGTATTTTGTTTTTCTTTCGGTCCGATTGCCCTTATTGCCATGTGCAGGCGCCGATTCTGGCCATGCTGGAAAACGCCTACGGTTTCAAAATCTATCCAGTGTCGCTCGATGGTTTACCGATGCCGAACGGCTTTTTCGGTCAGTTCAAACGGGATAACGGTCAGGCTGCGATGTTGGGGGTTGAGCAAACCCCGGCGCTGTTTCTGATGAAACCGCCCAAGCAAATTGTACCGTTGGCGCAAGGCGCATTGTCGCTGGAAGAAATCACCGGTCGGATTCTGCTAGCCGCCAAGGAAGCAGGTTGGATCGATGCTTCGCAATATCAAACCACTCAGGGTATTCGCAATACGCCGATGCTGTTACCAATGGCTGGCAGTATCAGCCCTGCGGTCACTCAAGATCCACTGTCACTGATCCAGGCATTGCAACGCAATGCGCAAATGGGGAGCACGCCATGA
- the modB gene encoding molybdate ABC transporter permease subunit codes for MILTDSDFQAVWLTIRLAGIVTLILLMFGTPLAWWLARTKTRWKGPIGAIVALPLVLPPSVLGFYLLLTMGPNGPLGYMTQTLGLGLLPFTFWGLVVASVFYSLPFMVQPLQNAFEAIGDRPLEAAATLRASPLDAFFTVAIPLALPGFLSASILTFAHTVGEFGVVLMIGGNIPGATRVASVQIYDHVEALEYAQAHQLAAMMLVFSFLVLLSLYIWQPNPKKC; via the coding sequence ATGATTTTGACCGATAGCGATTTTCAAGCGGTCTGGCTGACGATTCGCCTAGCAGGCATCGTCACCTTGATTTTATTAATGTTCGGCACGCCGCTGGCGTGGTGGCTGGCCCGGACAAAAACCAGGTGGAAAGGCCCGATTGGCGCCATTGTCGCCTTGCCCTTGGTGCTGCCACCTTCGGTATTGGGTTTTTATCTGTTGCTGACGATGGGACCGAATGGGCCGCTGGGCTACATGACACAAACACTGGGACTGGGCTTATTGCCGTTTACTTTTTGGGGGCTGGTAGTGGCATCGGTATTTTACTCGCTGCCGTTCATGGTGCAGCCGTTGCAAAACGCCTTCGAAGCCATTGGCGACCGGCCGTTAGAAGCCGCCGCCACCTTGCGGGCTTCACCCTTGGATGCCTTTTTTACCGTGGCGATACCGCTGGCGTTACCCGGTTTTTTGAGTGCCAGTATCTTGACCTTTGCCCATACCGTCGGCGAATTCGGCGTGGTGTTGATGATAGGCGGCAATATCCCCGGCGCTACCCGCGTGGCATCAGTGCAAATTTACGACCATGTCGAAGCCTTGGAATATGCGCAAGCCCATCAATTGGCCGCGATGATGCTGGTGTTTTCGTTCCTGGTTTTGCTGTCGCTGTATATTTGGCAACCGAATCCGAAAAAGTGCTGA
- the mobI gene encoding conjugative transfer protein MobI(A/C), whose amino-acid sequence MSSERPVNAQSTLTEQDILHWIETRCDHLQTQAKVLVDDYWRQLKSQRQKHSKSESGRIGVRIRCRENQRAFSIEWYRMATLRQNGQTKPIAQYVKKGHGYRYPLGNLLRGEPAWEAELVEELETEFAHIRQQLDRLGKIRDAVQRYCRVIEAVQKQALRE is encoded by the coding sequence ATGTCCAGCGAACGACCAGTCAACGCTCAGTCCACTCTCACCGAACAAGATATATTGCATTGGATCGAAACTCGGTGCGATCATCTCCAGACGCAAGCCAAAGTATTGGTCGATGATTATTGGCGCCAATTGAAAAGCCAGCGCCAGAAACACAGCAAAAGCGAATCGGGCCGAATCGGCGTCCGCATCCGCTGCCGGGAAAACCAACGCGCTTTCAGCATTGAGTGGTACCGCATGGCCACGTTGCGGCAAAACGGTCAAACCAAGCCCATTGCGCAGTACGTTAAGAAAGGCCATGGCTATCGTTATCCGCTCGGCAACCTGCTGAGGGGCGAACCCGCCTGGGAAGCGGAATTAGTTGAAGAACTGGAAACCGAGTTTGCCCATATCCGGCAACAGCTCGATCGACTGGGAAAAATTCGCGATGCGGTTCAGCGTTATTGCAGGGTAATTGAAGCCGTACAAAAGCAAGCATTACGCGAATAA
- the mobH gene encoding MobH family relaxase: MENTPSTLITRIRQRLFGVESAPVGPVATTMDEDVPRYPPFMKGLPAAPVERILSSQAELIAAIEQALALPDSLYQTIAAPVIRRYAGFSHLLPASESHHHRGAGGLFRHGLEVAHWATLASQGSLFATSASPQERKAQELRWRLAVCFAGLLHDIGKPVADIAVVDAQGQHTWNPCDENITDWALRNEIDRYFLRWRDNRHKRHEQFSALVIERVLTREARTFILESGPDIMQAMLETINGLDRGSKVYALVITADCKSVERDLKAHYQNIDSALGMPVEKYLFDAMRRLVKSGQWTVNEKGARLWRFEDGLHIVWRAGAQDIVTLLAKDKVPGIPRDEDTLADILIERGLAIPKSWPDGRQYRYWQMQPEGLDNPLYLLRLKSAELIFSGEPPLVVAALEINESDAAIVKTEPVTSQAPQISKPAKAKNVATLKQPQRTDNPKPVEPNEPQIEPAHETSAELELPVLESASGISNSLPSDPDQGLSQSKSIDGTPSLCQTKQPKNETPAKTPIAEKSDSAAKPDLATTDTKSISNPVDNAKCWLGSHADAGQWLMDIASMLNQGQWQLGSDLLEVQDKYLLPFPATAEKLAVDPPQFIKILEETGWLVTDVLSPMRKVQTIQSVCGVLLALEPSLALKALLKSRDKVTPPTSSAQTPSSNTDNIREPAKSSQPQDEAFREPKPVRSKSTTTGKQKSINCNAAISSTNSEPDKAISPLTTPPAKSGTIDLLITYVRQQNIPPDESSPDGHWHTVSNTALEQFLTQHLTIKRTRLMLDIANHPDCRSVSATEGIQVRLRL, translated from the coding sequence ATGGAAAATACGCCTTCGACGCTCATTACCCGCATCCGCCAACGTCTGTTTGGCGTCGAGTCCGCGCCTGTCGGTCCGGTTGCGACAACGATGGATGAGGACGTGCCGCGTTATCCGCCCTTCATGAAGGGTCTGCCGGCTGCGCCTGTGGAACGCATACTGTCCAGTCAAGCGGAGTTGATTGCGGCCATCGAACAGGCGCTGGCCCTACCGGACAGTCTGTATCAAACCATAGCCGCGCCGGTCATACGCCGTTATGCCGGCTTCAGCCACTTATTGCCGGCTTCGGAATCTCATCATCATCGTGGCGCCGGCGGCTTATTTCGGCATGGTCTGGAAGTCGCCCATTGGGCCACTTTGGCTTCTCAAGGCAGTTTGTTTGCCACGTCAGCATCACCCCAGGAACGAAAAGCACAAGAATTACGCTGGCGTCTGGCGGTCTGTTTTGCCGGGCTGTTGCATGACATCGGCAAACCGGTCGCCGATATCGCCGTGGTCGACGCACAGGGGCAACATACCTGGAACCCTTGCGATGAAAACATCACCGACTGGGCTTTGCGAAATGAGATCGACCGATACTTTCTGCGCTGGCGGGATAACCGCCATAAACGCCACGAACAGTTTTCGGCCTTGGTGATCGAGCGCGTCCTGACCCGCGAAGCCCGCACATTCATTCTGGAGTCTGGCCCCGACATCATGCAGGCCATGCTGGAAACCATTAACGGTTTGGACCGCGGATCCAAAGTTTACGCACTGGTGATAACCGCCGACTGCAAAAGTGTGGAACGGGATTTAAAAGCGCATTATCAAAACATCGACTCGGCCTTGGGCATGCCGGTGGAAAAGTACTTGTTCGATGCCATGCGCCGCTTGGTCAAATCCGGACAATGGACCGTCAACGAAAAAGGCGCTCGGCTATGGCGTTTTGAGGATGGCCTGCATATCGTCTGGCGTGCCGGTGCGCAAGACATTGTCACCCTGTTGGCCAAGGACAAAGTTCCCGGTATTCCGCGCGACGAAGATACCTTGGCGGACATCCTGATCGAACGCGGTTTGGCAATCCCTAAGTCCTGGCCGGATGGTCGGCAATACCGTTATTGGCAAATGCAGCCTGAAGGCCTGGACAATCCGCTGTATCTGTTGCGCCTGAAATCCGCGGAACTGATTTTCAGCGGCGAGCCGCCGCTCGTGGTTGCAGCGCTCGAAATCAACGAATCGGATGCGGCCATCGTAAAAACCGAACCTGTTACCAGTCAGGCACCGCAAATCAGCAAACCGGCAAAAGCCAAGAATGTCGCGACTCTGAAGCAACCCCAACGCACAGATAATCCAAAGCCAGTTGAGCCAAATGAACCCCAAATAGAACCTGCTCATGAAACCAGCGCTGAACTCGAGCTACCGGTCCTCGAATCGGCGTCAGGCATTTCAAATTCCTTACCATCGGATCCCGATCAAGGACTGTCGCAATCCAAATCAATCGATGGCACCCCTTCGTTGTGTCAGACAAAACAACCGAAAAACGAAACGCCAGCCAAAACGCCCATCGCAGAAAAATCTGATTCAGCGGCAAAACCCGATCTCGCTACGACGGATACGAAAAGCATCTCTAATCCGGTCGACAACGCCAAGTGCTGGTTGGGAAGCCACGCCGACGCCGGTCAATGGCTAATGGACATTGCCAGCATGCTCAATCAAGGCCAATGGCAGTTAGGCAGTGATCTGTTGGAAGTCCAAGACAAATACTTGCTCCCGTTTCCGGCGACTGCTGAAAAACTCGCCGTCGATCCGCCCCAATTCATCAAAATACTGGAGGAGACGGGTTGGTTGGTGACAGACGTCCTGTCGCCGATGCGCAAGGTACAAACCATCCAATCGGTCTGCGGCGTCCTGCTGGCATTGGAACCGAGTTTGGCTTTAAAGGCATTGTTGAAATCCCGAGACAAAGTCACGCCGCCAACGTCATCTGCGCAAACCCCAAGCAGCAATACTGACAATATCAGAGAACCAGCTAAGTCATCTCAGCCTCAAGACGAGGCCTTTCGCGAACCTAAGCCTGTCCGCTCAAAATCAACCACGACCGGCAAACAAAAATCAATAAACTGCAACGCAGCAATCAGTTCGACCAATTCCGAGCCTGATAAAGCAATTTCCCCCCTAACAACCCCACCGGCAAAATCCGGAACAATCGACTTGCTGATCACGTATGTGCGGCAACAAAACATTCCGCCCGATGAATCATCGCCAGACGGTCACTGGCACACGGTGTCCAATACCGCGCTGGAACAATTTCTAACGCAACATCTTACGATCAAGCGCACTCGCCTGATGCTGGATATTGCCAACCATCCAGATTGTCGATCGGTCAGTGCCACGGAAGGCATTCAGGTGAGATTACGCCTATGA
- the trfA gene encoding plasmid replication initiator TrfA → MDRNTTNHSLDNLTERFQSLTERKKAKLRVVEPMTSLPNWPSAIRGTPNACLRSALFAGIQGKERIAYKKRTLLAAVDGIEVRYLGIQLNQSDLDVWMQIMHLSRQQLPGFSVTFSAHALLTALGRGSGKSQHEWLKESMARLGGAFVEITFHGRDAFGEKGFLRYYRDELTQRYVVELTESMLRLFEEGYTYIEFEQRQKLRKQPLALWLHGFLSSHAAPFPMKIATIHRLSGSGAKTLRDFKYRLGKALEALVSIGTLASFEFADDIVKIKRQPTPSQQRFLDDQQL, encoded by the coding sequence ATGGACAGAAATACCACCAACCATTCGCTCGATAATCTGACCGAACGTTTTCAATCTCTGACGGAGCGGAAAAAGGCCAAATTGCGGGTCGTCGAACCCATGACTTCACTACCCAATTGGCCGTCGGCGATACGCGGTACCCCTAATGCCTGTTTGCGAAGTGCATTGTTCGCCGGTATCCAAGGTAAGGAACGCATTGCCTATAAAAAACGCACCCTGCTGGCTGCGGTCGATGGCATTGAGGTTCGTTACCTCGGCATACAGCTCAATCAATCGGACCTTGATGTCTGGATGCAGATCATGCACTTATCCCGGCAACAATTGCCGGGGTTTAGCGTGACCTTCAGCGCCCATGCCCTATTGACGGCATTGGGGCGCGGTAGCGGCAAAAGCCAACATGAATGGTTGAAAGAATCAATGGCTCGGTTGGGCGGCGCCTTTGTCGAAATCACCTTTCACGGCCGGGATGCCTTTGGTGAAAAAGGCTTCCTGCGCTATTACCGTGATGAACTGACGCAACGCTACGTGGTGGAATTGACCGAATCCATGCTGCGCCTGTTCGAGGAGGGCTACACCTACATCGAGTTCGAGCAGCGGCAGAAATTGCGGAAACAACCCTTGGCCTTATGGTTACACGGTTTCCTGTCGTCCCATGCCGCACCGTTCCCAATGAAAATTGCCACCATTCACCGACTGAGCGGCAGTGGCGCGAAAACCCTGCGAGATTTCAAATATCGGCTGGGTAAAGCGTTGGAGGCCTTGGTGAGCATTGGTACTTTGGCTAGCTTTGAATTCGCCGATGATATCGTGAAGATCAAACGCCAGCCGACGCCCAGTCAACAGCGTTTTCTGGACGACCAGCAGCTCTAA
- a CDS encoding DUF4400 domain-containing protein, translated as MTRNLLFSLMLWLLEVILVASFVSDRWTRELQRAEDRMMIGYFGADKESQISKTAQRWFDRLFVTTGIRESVFRYFIPTERERQMSKGFEDVGRNDLFPFIESRLNVLWDTIFQMIKRLTTACIWLPYLAAALLPFVVDGLVRRKISQTNFDYPSPMAHRYSLYLILGALYLLLVSLTLPFPITPRAVPVVFFVVAYAINVLLANTQKRI; from the coding sequence ATGACCCGCAATCTGTTGTTCAGCCTGATGCTTTGGCTACTGGAAGTGATCCTGGTGGCCAGTTTCGTTTCCGACCGCTGGACGCGTGAACTGCAACGGGCCGAAGACCGGATGATGATCGGCTATTTTGGCGCCGATAAAGAATCACAGATCAGTAAAACCGCGCAACGCTGGTTTGATCGCTTATTCGTTACCACCGGCATCCGAGAAAGCGTGTTCCGCTACTTCATCCCGACCGAGCGCGAACGGCAGATGTCCAAAGGTTTCGAGGATGTGGGCCGTAACGATTTGTTTCCCTTCATCGAAAGCCGGCTCAACGTGCTGTGGGACACGATCTTTCAAATGATCAAGCGCCTGACCACGGCGTGTATTTGGTTACCGTACCTGGCGGCCGCCTTGCTGCCGTTTGTCGTCGACGGACTGGTGCGGCGCAAGATCAGCCAGACCAATTTCGATTACCCCAGTCCCATGGCGCATCGCTACAGCCTCTATCTGATCCTGGGAGCGCTGTATCTGTTGCTGGTCAGTTTGACCTTGCCGTTTCCGATTACGCCACGCGCCGTCCCGGTGGTTTTTTTTGTTGTCGCTTACGCCATCAATGTGTTGCTAGCCAATACACAAAAACGGATTTAA
- the modA gene encoding molybdate ABC transporter substrate-binding protein, which yields MKFAKHFLFVALTLLSIAAQAEKITIAAASDLKFAMDEIITGFKQANPDDQIDVAYGSSGNFNTQIQQGAPFDLFFSADIGLPRELVKNGLAASEVKPYALGRIVLWSASMDATKMTMASLNDPSITRIAIANPKHAPYGKRAEEALRASGLWEQVESKLVFGENIVQTTQFVQTGNAQVGIIALSLAGNPELSQKGGYWLIPDNLHEPLEQGFIISKRAENNALAKRFAEHMSSADVRAVMTKYGFVLPGEAVAH from the coding sequence ATGAAGTTTGCCAAACACTTTCTGTTCGTTGCTCTAACCCTGCTTTCCATTGCGGCGCAGGCGGAAAAAATCACCATCGCTGCCGCGTCCGATCTTAAGTTTGCCATGGACGAGATTATTACCGGCTTCAAGCAAGCCAATCCCGACGACCAGATTGATGTGGCTTATGGTTCATCCGGCAATTTCAACACCCAAATTCAACAGGGTGCGCCGTTTGATTTATTCTTCTCTGCCGATATTGGTTTGCCCCGCGAATTGGTCAAGAACGGTTTGGCGGCTTCCGAGGTTAAACCCTACGCACTCGGGCGTATCGTGTTGTGGAGTGCCAGCATGGATGCGACCAAAATGACGATGGCCAGCCTGAACGACCCCAGTATCACCCGCATCGCCATCGCCAACCCCAAACATGCGCCTTATGGCAAACGGGCCGAGGAAGCGCTCCGCGCATCGGGCCTCTGGGAACAAGTGGAGTCCAAGCTAGTGTTTGGCGAAAACATCGTGCAAACCACACAATTCGTGCAGACCGGCAACGCGCAAGTGGGGATTATTGCCTTGTCGCTGGCGGGCAACCCCGAATTAAGCCAAAAAGGCGGTTACTGGCTAATCCCCGACAATCTGCACGAACCGTTGGAGCAAGGCTTTATTATCAGCAAACGGGCCGAAAACAATGCCTTGGCCAAACGCTTTGCCGAGCACATGAGCAGCGCCGACGTTCGCGCGGTGATGACTAAATACGGTTTTGTATTACCGGGCGAAGCGGTAGCCCACTAA
- a CDS encoding sulfite exporter TauE/SafE family protein — MRPSLRDTQSFIAGSLIGTLGGLIGLGGAEFRLPVLVGFFKLPTLEAVILNKAMSLVVVSSALIFRAGHIPFTTQLAHVDVSLNLLAGSLVGAWWAAGHAMTMPRTLLNRIIMWLLAGLSVLMLSEAWFDWHNPTDALLDDDLSRWMLGLIAGFGIGMVAALLGVAGGELLIPTIVLLYGLDIKLAGSLSLSVSLPTMIVGFARYTRSDAFAILRQEQALLAWMIAGSILGAAIGGFLLGQIPTNLLLTLLGAILLVSAIKTFQHNH; from the coding sequence ATGAGGCCGTCGCTACGCGATACCCAAAGTTTCATTGCGGGCTCATTGATTGGCACATTGGGCGGCTTAATCGGTTTGGGCGGCGCTGAGTTCCGGCTGCCCGTATTAGTGGGATTCTTCAAATTGCCGACCTTGGAAGCCGTCATTCTGAACAAGGCCATGAGTTTGGTTGTGGTCAGTTCGGCTTTGATTTTTAGAGCCGGCCACATACCGTTCACCACACAACTGGCACACGTCGATGTCAGCTTGAATCTGCTGGCGGGCAGTCTGGTTGGCGCTTGGTGGGCGGCGGGTCATGCCATGACCATGCCACGTACCTTGCTTAATCGCATCATCATGTGGCTGTTGGCCGGTTTGTCGGTACTGATGCTATCCGAAGCTTGGTTCGATTGGCACAACCCTACCGACGCTTTGCTCGATGACGATCTATCGCGCTGGATGCTGGGCCTGATAGCAGGCTTTGGCATCGGCATGGTGGCGGCCTTGTTGGGTGTGGCAGGCGGGGAGTTGCTGATTCCGACCATCGTGCTGCTGTACGGTTTGGACATCAAACTGGCGGGTAGCCTGTCTTTGAGCGTCAGCCTACCCACCATGATCGTCGGCTTCGCCCGCTATACCCGTTCCGATGCCTTCGCCATCTTGCGCCAGGAACAAGCGTTATTGGCCTGGATGATTGCCGGTTCCATTCTCGGCGCGGCCATCGGTGGCTTTTTGCTAGGACAGATACCAACGAATCTTTTATTGACGCTACTTGGCGCGATTTTGTTGGTATCCGCCATCAAAACCTTTCAACACAATCACTGA